Part of the Citrus sinensis cultivar Valencia sweet orange chromosome 2, DVS_A1.0, whole genome shotgun sequence genome, CATAAGAATTGATTCCGAATCAAGGAAGAGATTCAGCTGTAGCTATCATGGTTAGTTATGTATGGAGACAAGTGTACGACCAATATGAAATTCATCACTTTGTAACAAACAAAAAGGATATCCCCTATAAGTTAATATGAATTGGCATGAGAAATCATTGGGTAAGGTGAAATGTATTTGAAggatttcaaattatatttttcatgtcaagttcatttacatttattttgagataaaGCATAAGTGCTTAACACTCTAAACCAGAAGCCATGCTTTCCTCTGAGCATGGATGATGAAAAGACTAGGACATAGAGAAACAATTAGAAGAGGTTCTATAGATCCAGCAATTCTTGTTATTTGGATGGTTATGAAATATTGTTAGGTGTTATTCATGACTTATAGAAACCTTAACATCATTATTGTTCAATGATATTAGCAATGCATCTTAATGTCACGGGATGATAATTTTGCGCAGCAAAGTCCCGTGCGGCACTTGAGCGACCTTAGCGCGTGAGTCACCAAGTAAGCCTTGATTACTCCCCAAACAAGCCAAGCACACACACTTGTAGAAAATGTTATAGGAAGCAAGAGTAGGATGGCCAAGTATGATTGTATTATACACACTTAGAAAGATTACAAGGGTGTTTGTACAAGAGAGCTTGTGTGCTAGATGTGTTGTGTGGGTGTGTTGGTGGTACAAATGATGGGTGCTCACTCTTATTTATAGGGGGTGGAGTGCTTAATTCTAGAGAACTCTACTAAAAGTGGCAAAATATTTAGGGACCCAAGTGGTGAGTCCTAGAATGTTCTAGTGAATGAGTAATATGTAGAGAGTTCTAGATCTTGGGCCGGACTTGGGTTGCTAATCGCACCACGGCTAGTTAGTTGTCTTGGTGGTTCATTTCTAAGTTAACCCCACTTCTAAGTGTACCTGCCTTGAGTACTAAGTGAGCTTGCGTGCGCAAATTAACCTCCAATCGTAGCGATAGCTGCGGATGCAAATTTATTCTACCCATTGCTACAGCACTTATTGTAACAACTGGTActaatttggtaaacaacAGTCAtcccattaggagagtttgatcattttactactatattctcaattgaatcttagacacattCAACtcagtttatttcattacaatatttttttattttcatctctCACAATTATTAGTTACAtagaattatttgataattgtttgTTTCAGTCCTTAATTgatttgcattattgtgatTTGCTTTAGCATTtcgagtaacatcaatccctgtggagacgatcttgaatactcatcactttattacttgttgtgtatacttgcacattggcattgataataattgCTTATAGAAATTtaccaacaagtttttggcgccgttgccgggggttgattgtttatttttgaagtgtgaagtaaatcttgatagcgccaaatttgatttgattcattcTATTTATTGGTAGATCGGTACATGCATGCGCAAAGACAGATTTGTGGCATTCCAATTCGATCATGAGATTGAAAGGACTGCCAGGAAACTACGAAGAGAACAAAGGAATTAAGAAATTGCTTCAAGCATGAATAATTTACAGGATGCACAAAATTTGAATCCTCACGGGCCTCTACAACCAGTCAACATTCAAGAATAACAGAATGAACATGCTAACGGGAGACAGCCAggcaacaacaatattatttacatggctGATGATAGAGACAAAGTTATAAGAGATTACGCTGTACTAACTTCGCAAGTTGTACACCCTGGGATCGTCAAACCTGAGGTAGAAGCagcaaattttgagttaaaaccagtgatgtttcaaatgttacAAACAGTGGGACAATTCAGTGGATTGCCTaatgaagatcctcatctccATCTCAAATTATTCTTGGAAGTGagtgatgctttcaagattgctgGAGCAACACAAACTGCCTTAAGGCTGAGGCTCTTCCCTTATTCTTTAagagatcgagcaagagcatggttaaattcgttaccatctgattccatcactacatggaatgaattggctgATAAGttcttaatgaaatatttcccaccgaaaaaaaatgcaaagttgCGGAATGAGATTACTTCATTCCACCAACTTGAAGATAAAAGTCTGTATGAGGCTTGGGAAAGATTCAAGGAATTGCTCAGAAGGTGTCCTTATCATAGTATCCCTTGTTGCATTCAATTAGAAACTTTCTACAATGGGTTGAATCCGAGTACAAGGTTAATGGTGgatgcttcagcaaatggAGCTCTATTATCCAAATCTTACACTGAAGCCTATGAAATTCTGGAAAGAATAGCCAACAATAATTACCAATGGCCTTCAGCCAGGCAACCAGCAGCAAGAGGATCAGTAGGGGTACATAACATTGATGCAATTACAGCCTTATCAGCTCAAGTAACCTCATTGACTAACATGGTAAAAGCCATGACAGCTGTTCCAGCAATAGTAAAGCCAGTTACTGAATTTTCTTGTGTCTACTGTGGTGAAGaacatgattttgataattatcCTGGAAATCCAGCCTCAGTAAACTATGTGGGTAACTTCAATCTACAACCTCAGAACAACCCatattcaaatacttacaacccAGGCTGGAAACAACACCTAAATTTTTCATGGAGCAGTTAGAATCGAAATGCTCCAGCATTCAATGGACATAATAGAAACACACAGCCACCTGGTTTTCATCAGTAGAGTCAAGGGCAAAAACAAATCAGTCAGGATCCAATCACTTCATTAGAAACACTGATCAATGAGTATATtgcaaagaatgaagcaattgtgcaGAGTTAAGCTGTATCCTTAAGAAACCTTGCGAACCAAATGAGACAACTAGCTACAACAATAAGTAGCAGAACTCAAGGGAGCCTGTCTAGCAACACAGAAGATCCTAGGAGAGAGAGCAAGGAACACTGCAAGGTAATTAGTTTGAGATCTGGAAAAAATGTTGATATACTAGTTGAGATAACTAAAAAGGGGATGGAATGCAATTAAGCACAAAAACCAACTCAAAAGGGAAGTGTGCTACAGAAAAATCCCCATCAAGACACTGAATTATTAGGCCAAGCTACAACAACTGCAGAAGAAATGCAATCAGATCATGCTGAAAAGGAAGCTGCCATACCAGTAGCCACAACCTGCACCACCCTAAACAAACAAAGTTTGGTACCTCCTGAATCTAATCAGCAGTTTAGACATCCACCACCTTTCCCTCAAAGGTtccagaagcaaaaacaagacaagcagTTCAGCAAATTCCTGGAAGTGCTGAAGCAACTACACATAAATATACCTTTTGTAGAAGCTTTAGaacaaatgccaaattatgtgaaatttctaaaagatatCTTAGCACGAAAAAGAAGGCTGGGAGAGTTTGAAACTGTTGCTTTAACACAGGAGAACAGTCATATGCTCCAGAGTAAAATTCCCACAAAATTGAAAGATCCAGGGAGTTTTACAATACCTTGCTCTGTAGGGACAAGGTATGCTGGCAGAGCACTTTGTGACTTGGGAGCTAGCATTAATTTGATGCcattatatgtatttaaacAGCTTGGAGTAGGGGAATGCAGACCAACAACAGTCACTCTGCAATTGGCTGACAGATCTCATGCATACCCTGAAGGAAAAATAGAGGATGTACTGGTGAAGGTTGATAAATTCATCTTTCCAGTGGATTTCATTGTACTGGATTTTAAAGCTGATAAAGAGGTACCCATTATACTTGGAAGACCTTTCCTAGCAACTGGAAAGACTCTGATAGATGTTCATAAAGAAGAGCTCACAATAAGAGTGAATAATCAGCAAGTCACATTTAATGTACTAGAAGCTATGAGAAACCCTGATGAAGTAGAAGACTACAACTTCCTGAGTGTAGTGGATTTTATTGTAGCAGACAGAATGGATAGATGCTGCAGTAAAGCATTTGACAGAGTCAATACCTTTGATGATGCAGAAGAGGAAGATGTTGCAGCAATTCAGACAGATTGGATGGAAGAAAAACAATCGGATAGGCACACCAGGTTTATTGAGCATTTGAATCTTTTAGACAGGGAAGTAAAAATAGCTTTACCATCTATTGAATCACCTCCTAGTcttgaattgaaattattatcttcACATTTAAAATATGCTTATCTTGGTCAAAATAACACACTGTCTGTAATCATCTCTTCTACTTTGGATGCATGTCAAGAACAAAGTTTAGTAGATTTACTTAGAAAATACAGAAGAGCAATTGGATGAACCATGGCAGATATAAAGGGGATAAGCCCATCAATTTGCATGCATAAAATTCTGCTAGAAGATTGCTCCAGCAATTCAGTTGAGCACCAGAGAAGGTTGAACCCTATCatgaaagaagtggtgaagaagaaaatcatcaaatggttaGATGCTGGAATCATATACCCAATATCAGACAGTTCATGGGTGAGCCCAGTTCAATGTGTTCCCAAGAAATGAGGGATAACAGTAATGGctaatgagaagaatgaacttattCCTACAAGGACAGTGACTGGATGGAGAGTATGTATGGATTACAGGAAGCTCAAAAAAGCCACAAGAAAAGACCATTTCCCACTTCCATTCATAGATCAGATGTTGGACAGACTTGCTGGAAAACAGTACTACCGTTTCTTATATGGGTATTGAGGCTACAACCAGATTGCTATAACTCCAGAGGATCAGGAGAAGACTACATTTACTTGTCCTTATAGAACATTTGCCTTCagaagaatgccatttgggctATGTAATGCTCCAGCAACTTTTCAGAGATGCATGATGtctatattttctgaaatgGTAGAGCAAACTTTGGAAGTTTTCATGGATGACTTCTCAGTTTTTGGGGAAACATACAATGATTGTTTACACAACTTAgaagaagttcttaaaagatgtgagATGACCAACTTAGTACTCAATTGGGAAAAGTGCCATTTCATGGTGCAAGAATGAATAATGCTGGGTCACAAAATATCCAAGGATGGTATTGAGGTAGATAAAGCCAAGATAGAGGTAATAGATAAACTGCCACCAGTGTTAGGAGTTTTTTGGGTCATGCTGGATTCTACAGAAGATTCATTAAGGATTTCTCCAAGGTAGCTAAGCCTCTGTGTTCATTACTGGAGCATGACCAACCATTTCACTTTGACACAAAGTGCCTTAAAGCATTTGGAGAACTAAAGAAAGCTCTGATCACTGCTCCAGTAGTTATATCTCCAGATTGGACTTTAccatttgaattgatgtgtgATGATAGTGATCATTCTGTGGGGGCAGTATTGGGGCAAAGAAAGGATAAGGTTTTTCATTCCATATACTATGCAAGCAAAACGTTTACTCCAACTCAGATCAATTACACCACTACAGAGAAAGAGTTACTAGCAGTAGTTTTtgcttttgacaaattcagaGCTTACCTGGTGGGTACCAAAGTAACTGTTTACACAAACCATACagccatcaaatatttaatttcaaagaaggaTGCCAAACTAAGACTAATCCGATGGATCTTATTGGTTCAAGAATTTAATCTGGAAATTGAAGATAGAAAGGGGACTGAGAATCAAGTGGCAGACCACTTGTCACGGCTGGAAGCAGACACTAGTACAATGACAAGGAAGGGCATCACCGAAACTTTTCCTGATGAACAGCTGTTGGTAATACAGCAATCACAGATGCTACAGCAATCAGAACCTCCATGGTATGCAGACTTGGCTAACTACTTAGTAAGTGGGTTGCTACCACCTGAGCTGAAgtttcaagagaaaaagaaatttcttcatgatgttagaAGTTATCAGTGGGATGACCCACATTTATATAAGCTATGCTCAGATCAAGTAATAAGAAGATGTGTTGCAACAGAAGAAATGCCTCAAATACTGGAGTCATGTCATGCTGCAGCATATGAAGGACATTTTGGTGGTCACAGAACAGCTGCCAAAGTTATGCAATCGGGTTATTATTGGCCCACTATCtttaaagatgcttatgaatttgttaaatgttgtgaCAGGTGTCAAAGGATAGGGAACATAACTAGCAGACATGAGATGCCATTGACTAACATACTGGAAGTAGAAGTTTTCGATGTTTGGGGAATAGATTTCATGGGACCTTTTCCCCCATACTTTGGGAACTTATATATCCTTATTGCTGTAGATTATGTCTCTAAGTGGGTAGAAGCTGCAGCACTACCTACCAATGATGCTAAAACAATGGTgacttttcttcaaaaaaatattttctccagGTTTGGCACTCCTAGagcaattattagtgatgaAGGCACAcatttttgcaacaaaatCTTTGCTGCAGCAATGATGAAAAGTGTCCaacagagaaattaaaaagatcttaGAAAAAGTGGTGAACCCAACAAGGAAGGATTGATTTTTACATTTGCATGACACTCTATGGGCTTACAAAACAACATACAAAACTCCACTCGGCATGTCTTCTTACCAAATTGTTTATGACAAAGCATGTCATTTGCCACTAGAGCTAGAGCACAAAGCCCATTGGGCACTGgagaaattaaattgggatatGCATGCTGCAGCAGAGCAAAGAAAACTTCAATTttgtgagcttgatgaattatgactattttcatatgaaaatgcaagaatctATAAAGAGATAACAAAACACTGGCAACAAGCATATTCAACACAGGAAATTCACCCCTGGTCAATTAATGTTGCTCCACAACACAAGACTAAGATTGTTTCCGGGAAAACTCAAGTCACGATGGTTTGGCCCGTTTAAGCTGTTACAATCTTACCCTCATGGAGTTGTTGATCTTCTAGATGAACAAACAGGCCACGAGTTCAAGGTTAATGGGCACAGGGTTAAGCATTACATACATCCAGCAGCAGAATGTTCAAAGGAGGTGTTACTCCTTAAAGAACCCAGCTATTGAGCAAAGATAGAAGGTCAGGCTGAAAGACCTTAAATCA contains:
- the LOC127900300 gene encoding uncharacterized protein LOC127900300: MADDRDKVIRDYAVLTSQVVHPGIVKPEVEAANFELKPVMFQMLQTVGQFSGLPNEDPHLHLKLFLEVSDAFKIAGATQTALRLRLFPYSLRDRARAWLMVDASANGALLSKSYTEAYEILERIANNNYQWPSARQPAARGSVGVHNIDAITALSAQVTSLTNMVKAMTAVPAIVKPVTEFSCVYCGEEHDFDNYPGNPASVNYVGNFNLQPQNNPYSNTYNPGWKQHLNFSWSS
- the LOC127900301 gene encoding uncharacterized protein LOC127900301; translated protein: MQSDHAEKEAAIPVATTCTTLNKQSLVPPESNQQFRHPPPFPQRFQKQKQDKQFSKFLEVLKQLHINIPFVEALEQMPNYVKFLKDILARKRRLGEFETVALTQENSHMLQSKIPTKLKDPGSFTIPCSVGTRYAGRALCDLGASINLMPLYVFKQLGVGECRPTTVTLQLADRSHAYPEGKIEDVLVKVDKFIFPVDFIVLDFKADKEVPIILGRPFLATGKTLIDVHKEELTIRVNNQQVTFNVLEAMRNPDEVEDYNFLSVVDFIVADRMDRCCSKAFDRVNTFDDAEEEDVAAIQTDWMEEKQSDRHTRFIEHLNLLDREVKIALPSIESPPSLELKLLSSHLKYAYLGQNNTLSVIISSTLDACQEQSLVDLLRKYRRAIG